In Arthrobacter sp. B3I4, the following proteins share a genomic window:
- a CDS encoding carboxylesterase family protein: MISEPTFSPPCGPVTGRRDGDVLRATGIPYATAARFQPPVAAADWTETLAATSLTPACPQAPVPFLDDILGTRYGELPGSEDCQRLSITLPADLGDGERVPVMVWLHGGSYTSGSGDLAIFDPRALVAENRVIVVSVTYRLGLFGYLAAGTDRPGNLGLLDQLEAFRWVQRNIGAFGGDPGCVTAFGQSAGGDAVAHLMATPEAPALFRRAIIQSAPLGITRGRAKMSAAMGVAAEDITEETPAMDVVAAEARVSQAARKFGLIAAMPFGTQYGHAPLPPEPDIEDAWNATAPGIEVLIGHTSEEARMFLPRNPVVGRLGKVPVVGTAVVKAVNWAVTEAVYGKAARKFARRHARAGGTAYRYLLTWHAPGNIYGAAHTVDLPLLFGDQQTWAGAGLLAGASWEDINAPGKALRALWARFASGDGLDADGGIPGALRYRAV; the protein is encoded by the coding sequence CCGAGCCAACTTTCAGCCCGCCGTGCGGCCCGGTCACCGGCCGGCGGGACGGCGACGTGCTGCGCGCCACCGGCATCCCCTATGCCACAGCGGCCCGCTTCCAGCCTCCCGTTGCCGCGGCTGACTGGACCGAGACCCTCGCCGCCACCTCGCTTACCCCCGCCTGCCCGCAGGCCCCGGTCCCGTTCCTGGACGACATCCTTGGTACCCGCTACGGGGAACTGCCCGGTAGCGAAGACTGCCAGCGGCTCTCGATCACCCTGCCGGCGGACCTTGGCGACGGCGAACGCGTCCCGGTCATGGTCTGGCTGCACGGCGGCTCCTACACCTCCGGCTCCGGCGACCTCGCCATTTTCGACCCCAGGGCCCTGGTGGCCGAGAACCGGGTCATCGTGGTCTCCGTGACGTACCGTCTGGGCCTGTTCGGCTACCTTGCGGCCGGCACCGACCGCCCCGGCAACCTCGGTTTGCTGGATCAGCTCGAGGCGTTCCGGTGGGTGCAGCGCAACATCGGGGCCTTCGGCGGCGACCCGGGATGCGTCACGGCTTTCGGCCAGTCCGCCGGCGGCGACGCCGTGGCCCACCTGATGGCGACACCGGAAGCGCCTGCCCTGTTCCGCCGCGCCATCATCCAGAGCGCCCCGCTGGGCATCACCCGGGGCCGGGCGAAGATGAGCGCTGCGATGGGGGTCGCGGCGGAAGACATCACTGAAGAAACCCCGGCGATGGATGTCGTGGCGGCCGAAGCGCGGGTGTCGCAGGCAGCCCGGAAGTTCGGGCTGATCGCCGCCATGCCGTTCGGCACCCAGTACGGGCACGCTCCGCTGCCGCCCGAACCTGACATCGAAGACGCCTGGAATGCCACGGCCCCGGGGATTGAGGTATTGATCGGCCATACATCGGAGGAAGCCCGGATGTTTCTGCCGCGCAACCCGGTGGTGGGCCGGCTCGGAAAGGTCCCGGTGGTCGGCACCGCCGTCGTCAAGGCCGTCAACTGGGCGGTAACCGAGGCGGTGTACGGCAAAGCTGCCCGGAAGTTCGCCCGCCGTCATGCCCGGGCCGGCGGAACTGCATACCGTTACCTGCTGACCTGGCACGCGCCGGGAAACATTTACGGCGCCGCCCATACAGTGGACCTGCCGTTGCTTTTCGGCGACCAGCAGACCTGGGCCGGGGCAGGTCTGCTGGCCGGCGCAAGCTGGGAGGACATCAATGCCCCGGGCAAGGCGCTGCGTGCCCTCTGGGCCCGCTTCGCCTCGGGCGACGGTCTTGACGCCGACGGCGGGATCCCCGGCGCCTTGCGGTACCGCGCGGTCTGA
- a CDS encoding DUF429 domain-containing protein: MKTLGVDLAAAAKKTAAAVVEWGDAGARLVHLSLGVDDAEIVRLFGTCRLTGIDCPVGWPDALLPFLTGHLAGDARPVLDRDGIEGRRMLAYRDTDRFVTARTGLIPLSVSADRLAHPAMRCAVIQAKIAQEHGFQQRDGSCRLAEVYPAASLKSWGLLARGYKGRGGAEAQRLAGLVGGLKQAAPWLDLAGCEDRLAGSDDLFDALIAALTARAVAQGGTLRPDAGQAAAARTEGWIHLPVGGLQALRSASPVG; the protein is encoded by the coding sequence GTGAAGACCCTCGGCGTCGACCTCGCAGCGGCCGCCAAGAAGACCGCGGCGGCCGTCGTCGAATGGGGCGATGCGGGGGCCCGGCTGGTGCACTTGTCCCTCGGCGTCGACGACGCCGAGATCGTCCGGCTCTTCGGCACCTGCCGCCTGACCGGAATCGACTGCCCGGTGGGCTGGCCGGACGCGCTCCTGCCCTTTTTGACCGGGCACCTGGCCGGCGATGCGCGGCCGGTGCTGGACCGCGACGGCATCGAAGGCCGCCGGATGCTGGCCTATCGGGACACCGACCGGTTCGTCACCGCCCGGACCGGCCTGATCCCGCTGAGCGTCTCCGCCGACCGTCTGGCACACCCGGCGATGCGCTGCGCCGTGATACAGGCCAAAATCGCGCAGGAGCACGGGTTCCAGCAGAGGGACGGCAGCTGCCGGCTGGCCGAGGTCTACCCGGCGGCGTCGCTGAAGTCCTGGGGCTTGCTGGCCCGGGGCTACAAAGGGCGCGGCGGTGCGGAGGCCCAACGCCTGGCCGGCCTCGTGGGCGGGCTCAAGCAGGCTGCCCCGTGGCTCGATCTGGCCGGTTGCGAGGACCGGCTTGCCGGTTCGGATGATCTGTTTGACGCCCTGATCGCCGCCCTGACCGCCCGGGCCGTGGCGCAGGGCGGGACCCTGCGCCCGGACGCGGGCCAGGCTGCGGCCGCCCGGACCGAAGGCTGGATCCACCTGCCCGTCGGCGGCCTGCAGGCGCTCCGTTCCGCAAGCCCCGTCGGTTAG
- a CDS encoding phosphoketolase, protein MADGTDIGTRQRTAEAADDAELALVDRWWRAANYLSVGQIYLRANPLLRRPLSAADTKARLLGHWGTTPGLNFVYSHLNRVIRRDGQKMLFVAGPGHGGPAVVANAWLEGTYSEIYSNVGNDEDGLAELFRQFSYPGGIPSHAAPETPGSINEGGELGYSLAHAYGTVFDNPELVTAVVIGDGEAETGPLAASWHSHNFLDPAADGAVLPILHLNGYKIANPTILARMPEAQLEQLLRGYGHEPHFVTVTDPQDTATAHRDFAAALDACLAEIRAIQGARRVGGLDGDAATAAWPMIVLRSPKGWTGPKTVDGLQVEGTWRSHQVPLAGVNTNPEHLAMLGRWLESYQPDELFDGEGRLRTDVAANAPAGELRMSATPHANGGILLRDLKLPRYEDHAVEMDRPGRDRVSAMLTLGSWLRDVIALNPETFRLFGPDETASNRLQDVYEVTDKVWQYRIDDVDEHLARAGRVMEVLSEHLCQGWLEGYLLTGRHGVFNCYEAFIHIVDSMFNQHAKWLKVHRELPWRRPVASLNYLLSSHVWQQDHNGFSHQDPGFIDHAVNKKAEVIRVYLPPDANTLLSVMEHCLRSRDYVNIVVSGKQPSPTWLNPAEAAHHCQRGLGIWEFAGSEVPGEEPDVVLACAGDVPTVETVAAAELLKEGAPGLKIRVVNVVDLMRLQDAAEHPHGLTSRDFDGIFTTDKPVIFAYHGYPSLIHRLAYRRTNQEGLHVRGYKEEGTTTTPFDMAMLNGIDRYQLAIDAIDRVPGMAERHSLLRQSLQDRRIRAHNHTRVHGEDAKEISGWTLSLE, encoded by the coding sequence GTGGCTGATGGCACGGATATCGGGACCAGACAGCGGACCGCAGAGGCCGCCGACGACGCGGAGCTCGCCCTTGTGGACCGGTGGTGGCGGGCGGCCAACTACCTGTCCGTAGGCCAGATCTACCTGCGCGCCAATCCGCTGCTGCGCCGGCCGCTTAGCGCCGCTGATACCAAGGCGCGGCTGCTGGGCCACTGGGGCACCACCCCCGGGCTCAACTTCGTCTACTCGCATCTGAACCGCGTCATCCGCCGGGACGGGCAGAAGATGCTGTTCGTCGCCGGTCCAGGCCACGGCGGACCGGCCGTGGTCGCCAATGCCTGGCTCGAGGGTACCTACTCCGAGATTTACAGCAACGTTGGCAATGACGAGGACGGACTGGCCGAGCTGTTCCGGCAGTTCTCCTACCCCGGCGGCATCCCCAGCCACGCCGCCCCGGAAACCCCGGGCTCCATCAACGAAGGCGGCGAGCTCGGCTATTCGCTGGCCCACGCTTACGGCACCGTCTTCGACAACCCGGAGCTGGTAACCGCCGTCGTGATCGGCGACGGGGAGGCGGAAACCGGCCCGCTGGCCGCGAGCTGGCACTCACACAACTTCCTTGACCCTGCCGCGGATGGCGCCGTCCTGCCGATCCTGCACCTGAACGGCTACAAGATCGCCAACCCGACGATCCTCGCGCGCATGCCTGAAGCCCAGCTGGAGCAGCTGTTGCGCGGCTACGGCCACGAACCGCACTTCGTCACCGTCACCGACCCGCAGGACACGGCAACGGCCCACCGGGATTTCGCCGCGGCGCTCGATGCCTGCCTGGCCGAAATCCGTGCCATCCAGGGCGCCCGCAGGGTCGGCGGGCTGGACGGGGACGCGGCCACTGCAGCGTGGCCGATGATCGTGCTCCGCTCGCCCAAAGGCTGGACCGGGCCCAAAACCGTTGACGGGCTGCAGGTCGAAGGCACCTGGCGCAGCCACCAGGTGCCCCTCGCCGGCGTGAACACCAATCCTGAACACCTGGCGATGCTGGGCCGGTGGCTGGAGTCCTACCAGCCGGACGAACTCTTCGACGGCGAGGGCCGGCTCCGGACCGACGTCGCGGCGAACGCACCGGCCGGAGAGCTCCGGATGAGCGCCACGCCGCATGCCAACGGCGGCATTCTGCTGCGCGACCTGAAACTTCCCCGCTACGAAGACCACGCCGTGGAAATGGACCGGCCCGGCCGGGACCGCGTCAGTGCCATGCTCACCCTGGGTTCCTGGCTGCGCGACGTGATAGCGCTGAACCCGGAGACCTTCCGGCTCTTCGGCCCGGACGAGACCGCGTCCAACCGGCTGCAAGACGTATACGAGGTCACGGACAAGGTGTGGCAGTACCGGATCGACGACGTCGACGAGCACCTGGCCCGTGCCGGCCGGGTGATGGAGGTCCTCAGCGAGCACCTCTGCCAGGGCTGGCTGGAGGGGTACCTCCTCACCGGCCGGCACGGGGTCTTCAACTGCTATGAGGCCTTCATCCACATCGTCGACTCGATGTTCAACCAGCACGCCAAATGGCTCAAGGTGCACCGGGAGCTGCCCTGGCGCCGGCCCGTGGCCTCGCTGAACTACCTGCTGTCCTCCCACGTCTGGCAGCAGGACCACAACGGCTTCTCCCACCAGGACCCGGGCTTCATTGACCATGCGGTGAACAAGAAGGCCGAGGTCATCCGGGTCTACCTGCCGCCGGACGCCAACACCCTACTCTCGGTAATGGAGCACTGCCTCCGCTCCCGGGACTACGTCAACATTGTCGTCAGCGGCAAGCAGCCCTCACCCACCTGGCTGAATCCCGCCGAGGCGGCGCACCACTGCCAGCGCGGGCTGGGGATCTGGGAGTTCGCTGGTTCCGAGGTCCCCGGCGAGGAGCCCGACGTCGTGCTGGCCTGCGCCGGCGACGTTCCCACCGTTGAGACCGTCGCGGCGGCCGAACTGCTCAAGGAAGGGGCGCCCGGGCTGAAGATCCGGGTGGTGAACGTGGTGGACCTGATGCGGCTGCAGGACGCCGCCGAACACCCGCATGGCCTGACGTCCCGGGACTTTGACGGCATCTTCACGACCGACAAGCCGGTCATTTTCGCCTATCACGGCTATCCCTCGCTGATCCACCGACTGGCGTACCGGCGCACCAACCAGGAGGGCCTGCACGTGCGCGGTTATAAGGAGGAAGGCACGACGACGACACCGTTCGACATGGCCATGCTCAACGGGATCGACCGCTACCAGCTGGCCATCGACGCGATCGACCGGGTGCCGGGAATGGCCGAACGGCATTCGCTGCTGCGCCAGTCGCTGCAGGACCGGCGGATCCGGGCGCACAACCACACCCGGGTGCACGGGGAGGACGCGAAGGAGATCAGCGGCTGGACCCTCAGCCTGGAGTAG
- a CDS encoding HAD family hydrolase, protein MTTLTEASVAGNDDQRDANKMMIALDVDGTLVDHDGHMSVPVREAAQAVVAAGHEVMIATGRSLNATLPIIEHIGIENGYAVCSNGGVTLRVDSGLADGYEVLHKATFDPGPALRALRKRLPSAKYALEDEHGNFLSTERFQDASFGVEAIGVDFQTMLEATAVRVVVFSSENTPEEFNTAIRHVGLAGVTYSVGWTAWLDIAAAGVTKASALEQLRGRLSIEAHRTVAVGDGRNDIEMLTWARRGVAMGQAPAEVIAAANEVTHSVHEDGAAHVLRSLLR, encoded by the coding sequence ATGACAACACTGACTGAAGCCTCAGTCGCTGGCAACGATGACCAGCGAGATGCAAACAAAATGATGATCGCGCTCGACGTTGACGGCACGCTCGTCGACCACGACGGACACATGTCGGTTCCGGTCCGGGAAGCCGCCCAGGCCGTGGTGGCCGCCGGACACGAGGTGATGATCGCGACCGGCCGGTCGCTCAACGCCACGCTGCCCATTATCGAGCACATCGGCATCGAGAACGGCTACGCGGTCTGCTCCAACGGCGGCGTCACCCTCCGCGTGGATTCCGGGCTCGCCGACGGCTACGAGGTGCTCCACAAGGCCACCTTCGACCCCGGCCCCGCCCTGCGCGCCCTGCGCAAGCGGCTGCCGTCCGCCAAGTACGCGCTTGAAGACGAACACGGCAACTTCCTCTCCACCGAGCGGTTCCAGGATGCGAGCTTCGGCGTGGAGGCGATCGGCGTCGACTTCCAGACGATGCTCGAGGCCACCGCCGTCCGCGTCGTGGTGTTCAGTTCCGAGAACACGCCCGAGGAGTTCAACACCGCGATCCGGCACGTGGGACTCGCCGGCGTCACCTATTCCGTGGGATGGACCGCGTGGCTGGACATTGCCGCCGCCGGCGTCACGAAGGCCAGCGCGCTGGAACAGCTGCGCGGCCGGCTGAGCATTGAGGCGCACCGCACCGTCGCCGTCGGTGACGGCCGCAACGACATCGAGATGCTCACCTGGGCCCGGCGGGGTGTGGCCATGGGCCAGGCCCCGGCAGAGGTGATCGCCGCCGCCAACGAGGTTACCCACTCGGTGCACGAGGACGGCGCCGCCCACGTGCTGCGCAGCCTCCTCCGCTAA